A region of the Cyanobium usitatum str. Tous genome:
GGTAGCCGCACTCCACAATCCCCAGGGCCAGGGCCCCCATCAGCACCGCCCTGAGCACCGAGGGCTGGGGGCCGGCCAGCAGCACAAACAGGCCCATCGCCGCCGCCGCCAAGGTGAGCCGCCCCAGCCGCGGCAAGCGCTTGCCCAGGGGCAGCACCACGCCCAGCAGCACCGACAAATGGAAGCCGGAAGCCGCCAGGGCATGGGATAGCCCGGCTGCTCGAAAGGCCTCGCGCAGCTCCGCCGGCACGGGCACCACGGCGCTACCAAGCACCAGGGCAGCCAGCACGCTGCCGTTGTTTGGGCCGGCATGCTGCACGAGCGCCTGGGCCATGCGGCGGCGCAGGTCTGCCACCGGCGTTGGCGCACGCTGCAGCACCTCAAAATCCTGCACCTGCAGCTGGCTGAAACTTCCCTGGCGCGCCAGTCGCTCTGCCGGTGCGGCCAGCAGCGGATGGGGCGACACCTGGGGGCGCCGCAAGCGGCCCTGCACCTGCAGGCGCCAACCCTGCTGCAGCTCCGGGCACTGGCCGAAGCGCAGTTCGGTGCGGCCCACGGGCAGCTGCAGCAGGGCCCGGCAGCCATCACCGCTAGGCACCGGATCACTGAGCAGGGTGCCCCGCAGCGTCAGCTCCAGCGGGCCAGCTGCTGCCTGGAGTTGAAGCACTGGATCACCAGCCGCCGGCTGGAGCGGCGTGAAGGCCAGCCAGCCCACCCGCAGCAGCAGCAGCAGGGCCAAAAGCAGGCCCCACAAAAGCGGCTTCAGGCGCAGCCTGGCTGCGCCGGCAGTGTTCGCCCCACCCCCACAACAGGCCACAGGTCACTCCGCACGAACCCAGCCAGGGTTCCCACACGGGCTGGAGTTAGAGGCGCGGAAGCTGCAGCAGCAGCTCGCAGAGCTCCCGGCTCGGCATCTCCTGGCCCATTAGGGGTGCCACCAGCTTGGCCACCGGGCGCAGCCGGCAGGGCCACACGGCCCGCTCACTCAGGCGCCCCAACTGGAAGCTGCCGCCGGCCAGCACCACCACCAGCAAGCTGCGCTGCAGCAGCTTCTTCACACCACCACGGGGCGCTTGGCCTCACTCAGCAGCGGAAAACCGAGGGCTTCCCGTTCGGCCAGCCAGGCCTCCGCCACCTGACGGGCCAGGGTGCGGATGCGACCGATCGTGGCGGTGCGCTCCGTGACCGAGATCACGCCGCGGGCCTCCAGCAGGTTGAAGGTGTGGCTGCACTTGAGCACGAAATCCAGGGCTGGAGCTGCTAGCTGCTTGGCCACCAGATCGGCCGCCTCCGCCTCATAGATGGCGAACAGCTGCTTGAGCCGCTCGGGGTTGGAGGCTTCGAAGTTGTAGGTGCACTGGCCCTTTTCAAAGGGCAGCCAGATCTCGCCGTAGGAGCGTTCGCCGTTCCAGCTGAGATCCCAGATGCTCTCCACATCCTGGAGATACATGGCCAGGCGCTCGAGGCCGTAGGTGATTTCAATCGACACCGGCCGGCAGTCGAGGCCGCCGCACTGCTGGAAATAGGTGAACTGGGTGACCTCCATGCCATCTAGCCACACCTCCCAGCCCACGCCCCAGGCGCCCAGCGTCGGCGATTCCCAGTTGTCTTCGACGAAGCGGATGTCGTGATCCTTGGCGCGGATGCCCAGGGCTTCCAGCGAGGCCAGATAGGTCTCCTGGATGCCATCGGGGCTGGGCTTGATCAGCACCTGATATTGGAAGTAGTGCTGGGCCCGGTTGGGGTTGTCGCCGTAGCGGCCATCGGTGGGGCGGCGACAGGGTTCGGGGTAGGCCACGGCCCAGGGCTCGGGCCCGATCGCCCGCAGCACCGTGTGGGGGCTCATGGTGCCGGCGCCCTTTTCGGTGTCGTAGGGCTGCAGGAGCAGGCAGCCCTGGTCGGCCCAGAAGCGGTTCAGGGTGCTGATGATGTCCTGGAAATTCACGAAGCCGAGGGCCGGATCATCAGCCCATTGTCGATGGCGGCAGTCCTGAGCGATCCCCCACAGAGCTCAGGAGGCGTTGAGCATGCGGCCTAGCGACTCGGTGACGGCTTCGCTGGGCACGGTGAGATCTTCAAACTGGTCAGCAGGTATGGCCTTGCTCCACAGCCAGCCCTGACCCTGGTTGACGCCGATGCGGCGCAGGAAAGTGGCCTCCGATTCCGTTTCCACGCCCTCGGCGCAGACATCGACATTGATGGCGTGACAACCAGAAACCAGCCATTTGAGGAAGCGCTGGCGGTACGAATCGGCATCGATGCCAGAAACGATCGAACGATCAACCTTCACCTTGCTGAAGTTGAGATTCAGCATGTGAGAGAGGGGCGCATCGCCAGTGCCGAAGTCGTCAACAGCAATGGAATGCAGCGAGGCGAGTTCATTGATAAACGCAGACTCATGATGGCCCGCAACCCCTCGCTCAGTGACCTCCACCACAAGCCGACGACCCACCTTCCGGCGGAGAGCGTCAAGGTCTCCGACCGCAGTGGAGATCGGCCGGAAAAACCTCTTGCCGGATCCGATGTACTGGCAGGAGAGGTTGACAGACAGCCATACGTTTGACTGCATCCGCTCGAGAGCCTGCAGAGCGAAAATGAAAGAGTCCTGGGTGACTGCGATGTTTAGAGACGCTTCCTCCTCTAAGGCCTGGATATCTTCGCTACTAGGAGGGGCGTCGTTGGGGCGCCATAAAACTTCACCCCCGCAGACGCGACCGGAGACCAAATCAATAATGGGTTGGATAAAAAACTTTTCCAAAGCCCTATGGCTATCGCATTTATCCATAAATACTAGGCCAAAGAGCGTTTTTGGGCACGGTATTGACCCAGATCAGGCCACCAGCTCCAGCAAACCCATCAGGCCTCCGGCCAGGGGCCGATGCCTCACTTGGCTGAAGCCCGCCCGCCACGCCAGCTGCTGCTGCTCGGAGCCGGTGGGGAAGCGCTGCAGGCTCTCCTCCAGGTAGGCGTAGTGCTCGGGGATGCCGAACCGCTCGGCGGTGGGCACCACCAACCGGCGTAGATAAAAGCGCTGGAAGCTCGCAACCGCCCCAGAGGGGCGGTTGAAATCAAGCACTGCGGCGCGGCCGCCATCGCGCAAAAGTCGCCGCAACTCCAGCAGGCCTGCCCCTGGATCAGCGAGGTTGCGCAACCCGTAGGCGATCACGGCCCCATCGCAACTAGCGCTCGCCAAACCGGTGGCCAGGGCATCCCCCTGCTGCCAGCTCACCGCTAGCCAGGGCTGGGCGGCGGCCCGCCGGGCCGCGACTGCCAGGGGGGCAGCGGCCGCATCTATGCCGAGCACGCTGCCACCCGGCCGCAGCCGGGAAGCCAGCACTAGGGCCAGATCGCCGGTGCCGCAACAGAGATCTAAAAGATGCTGGCCAGGCTGGGGATGCAACCAAGCAATCGCCTGACGTTTCCAGAGGCGATGCAAGCCAAAACTGAGCAGGTCGTTGAGCTGGTCGTAGCGGGGCGCGATCTGCTCGAACAGCTCCTGAACCGCCTCCGGATCTCCGGGCCTAAAGCTCGCCATCCCAGGGCAACACGATCGAATCGAGGCTGATGCCCGCATCCACAGCAGGCAGCAAGCTGGGGCTGGTGAAGGTGAGCACCATCACGGTGGCCAGGCCAACTGCAGCTGAGCACACCATGCAACCAGCCAGCATCAACGAAAATTCCCTGCGATCACTGGCGGCCTGCATCAGCTGCAGGGCCCACGCAATCAAAGCCACCACAGCCGCCACCATGCCGAGGGCAATTGCGGTAGAGGCGGGAGGCGGCAGTACGGGAAGGGCGGAAAACAAGTGCTGGCCGGGCCAAGTGAAGGTCTTTAAGCAATGTAACGACGCTTAACAACTCGATGCGAGGGGCCGGATCGGCAAACCGCGGCGCAGCAGCTCAATTTTGATCTGCTCAACACTGAGGATGCCATCGTGGAGCAAGGAAGCCAATAGGGCTGCCGAGGCATGGCCACCCGCCGGACCGGGGTCGAGGGCCTCAGCTAGGTGGTCGATGCAGCCGGCACCACCGGAGGCGATCACTGGCACCGGCACCGCATCGGCCACGGCGCGGGTGAGCTCCAGGGCGTAGCCCGCCTGGGTGCCATCACCATCCATGGAGGTGAGCAGGATCTCGCCAGCCCCGAGGGCCACCACCTGCCGGGCCCAGGCCACCGCATCGAGGCCCGTGTTCTCGCGGCCACCTTTGACGTACACATCCCACCCCCCACCAGCTCTGGCCCGGGCATCGATGGCCACCACGATGCATTGGCAGCCAAAGCGCTCGGCGCCCCGGGCCACCAGCTCGGGGTCGCGCACGGCCGATGAGTTGAGGCTCACCTTGTCGGCGCCGGCGCGCAGCAGGGCGGTGATGCCGTCAACGCTGCTGATGCCACCACCCACAGTGAAGGGGATCGTGACCGCCTCAGCGGTGCGTTGCACCAGCTCCACCAGGGTGCCGCGGCCCTGGTGGCTGGCGGCGATGTCGAGGAAAACAAGCTCATCGGCCCCAGCGGCGCTGTAGCGACAGGCCAGCTCCACCGGATCACCGGCATCGCGCAGCCCAACAAAATTCACCCCCTTCACCACCCGGCCGTCGGCCACGTCGAGACAGGGAATGATCCGCTTGGCAACCATGGGCTGGGGCTCCGTTAGGCACTGTTAAGGTTGCGCCACTTTCCAGTCGCGCCGGCCATGTCCCAGGCTGCCACCATCAACATCGGCTCGAAGGTGCGGATCACCCGGGTTCGGGATCGCATCTCCAGTGAGATGGTCGATTCCCTTAAAGCTGATTCCACCGGCACCGTGACCGGCTTCCGCACGGTGGATGGCAAGGGCATCGGCGTGGTGGTGGAGCTAAGCGGTGGTCAAATCGCCTGGTTCTTTGACGACGAACTCACCCTCGCCTGAGGCCTAGGCCGTTGAGCAACAGCCCCAATCCCGAAGCGGCCAGCGGCGGCGGCGCCCGTCAGCTGCTCGGCATGAAGGGTGCCAGCGGCACCAGCAGCATCTGGAAAATCCGGCTGCAGCTGATGAAGCCGGTCACCTGGATACCCCTGATTTGGGGTGTGTTGTGTGGTGCTGCCGCCTCAGGCAATTTCCACTGGACCTTCAGCGAGGTGGGCGCCTCGATCGCCTGCATGCTGATGAGTGGGCCCCTGCTGGCCGGCTACACCCAAACGATCAACGACTACTACGACCGCGAAATCGACGCGATCAACGAGCCCTACCGGCCCATTCCTTCAGGAGCGATTCCTTTGGGCCAGGTGAAGGCCCAGATCTGGATCCTGCTGCTATCAGGGCTTGGAGTGGCCTACGGCCTTGATCTCTGGGCCGCGCACACCACCCCGGTGCTGCTGCTGCTGGCCCTGGGCGGCTCCTTTGTGAGCTTTATCTATTCAGCTCCGCCCCTGAAGCTCAAGCAAAACGGTTGGCTGGGCAACTACGCCCTGGGCGCCAGCTACATCGCCCTGCCCTGGTGGGCCGGCCAGGCTCTTTTTGGCCAGCTCACCTGGACCACTGCCCTGCTCA
Encoded here:
- the glyQ gene encoding glycine--tRNA ligase subunit alpha produces the protein MNFQDIISTLNRFWADQGCLLLQPYDTEKGAGTMSPHTVLRAIGPEPWAVAYPEPCRRPTDGRYGDNPNRAQHYFQYQVLIKPSPDGIQETYLASLEALGIRAKDHDIRFVEDNWESPTLGAWGVGWEVWLDGMEVTQFTYFQQCGGLDCRPVSIEITYGLERLAMYLQDVESIWDLSWNGERSYGEIWLPFEKGQCTYNFEASNPERLKQLFAIYEAEAADLVAKQLAAPALDFVLKCSHTFNLLEARGVISVTERTATIGRIRTLARQVAEAWLAEREALGFPLLSEAKRPVVV
- a CDS encoding EAL domain-containing protein, which encodes MEKFFIQPIIDLVSGRVCGGEVLWRPNDAPPSSEDIQALEEEASLNIAVTQDSFIFALQALERMQSNVWLSVNLSCQYIGSGKRFFRPISTAVGDLDALRRKVGRRLVVEVTERGVAGHHESAFINELASLHSIAVDDFGTGDAPLSHMLNLNFSKVKVDRSIVSGIDADSYRQRFLKWLVSGCHAINVDVCAEGVETESEATFLRRIGVNQGQGWLWSKAIPADQFEDLTVPSEAVTESLGRMLNAS
- the ubiE gene encoding bifunctional demethylmenaquinone methyltransferase/2-methoxy-6-polyprenyl-1,4-benzoquinol methylase UbiE, giving the protein MASFRPGDPEAVQELFEQIAPRYDQLNDLLSFGLHRLWKRQAIAWLHPQPGQHLLDLCCGTGDLALVLASRLRPGGSVLGIDAAAAPLAVAARRAAAQPWLAVSWQQGDALATGLASASCDGAVIAYGLRNLADPGAGLLELRRLLRDGGRAAVLDFNRPSGAVASFQRFYLRRLVVPTAERFGIPEHYAYLEESLQRFPTGSEQQQLAWRAGFSQVRHRPLAGGLMGLLELVA
- the hisF gene encoding imidazole glycerol phosphate synthase subunit HisF, with protein sequence MVAKRIIPCLDVADGRVVKGVNFVGLRDAGDPVELACRYSAAGADELVFLDIAASHQGRGTLVELVQRTAEAVTIPFTVGGGISSVDGITALLRAGADKVSLNSSAVRDPELVARGAERFGCQCIVVAIDARARAGGGWDVYVKGGRENTGLDAVAWARQVVALGAGEILLTSMDGDGTQAGYALELTRAVADAVPVPVIASGGAGCIDHLAEALDPGPAGGHASAALLASLLHDGILSVEQIKIELLRRGLPIRPLASSC
- the petP gene encoding cytochrome b6f subunit PetP; this translates as MSQAATINIGSKVRITRVRDRISSEMVDSLKADSTGTVTGFRTVDGKGIGVVVELSGGQIAWFFDDELTLA
- the chlG gene encoding chlorophyll synthase ChlG, with product MKGASGTSSIWKIRLQLMKPVTWIPLIWGVLCGAAASGNFHWTFSEVGASIACMLMSGPLLAGYTQTINDYYDREIDAINEPYRPIPSGAIPLGQVKAQIWILLLSGLGVAYGLDLWAAHTTPVLLLLALGGSFVSFIYSAPPLKLKQNGWLGNYALGASYIALPWWAGQALFGQLTWTTALLTLAYSLAGLGIAVVNDFKSVEGDRAMGLQSLPVAFGIEKASWISAGMIDVFQLAMVAVLIAIGQHFAAVLLVLLIIPQITFQDIWLLRDPVAFDVKYQASAQPFLVLGMLVTALAIGHSSLVS